A part of Silurus meridionalis isolate SWU-2019-XX chromosome 18, ASM1480568v1, whole genome shotgun sequence genomic DNA contains:
- the amd1 gene encoding S-adenosylmethionine decarboxylase proenzyme, translated as MEENGAHFFEGTEKLLEVWFSRQDDSKGTGDLRSIPRFEWDKLLENVHCLIMSVTKTDKQEAYILSESSMFVSKRRFILKTCGTTLLLQALVPLLQLARDYCGFDAIENFFYSRKNFMKPAHQEFPHRNFEEEVGFLSQIFPNGAAYCMGRLNSDCWYLFTLELPEYWENKQADQTLEVLMSDLDPAVMDQFYMKDGVSANDVTRMSGIRDLIPGSVIDATMFNPCGYSMNGMKTDGTYWTIHITPEPEFSYVSFETNLSQTSYDDLIRKVVDIFKPGKFVTTLFVNQSSKCRSVFSSAQKLDGYRRLDRQLAHFNDYNFVFTSYTKKPQQS; from the exons ATGGAGGAGAACGGCGCGCATTTCTTCGAGGGGACCGAGAAGCTGCTGGAGGTTTGGTTCTCCCGGCAGGACGACAGCAAAGGTACCGGGGACCTGCGAAGCATCCCGAG GTTTGAGTGGGACAAACTTCTGGAGAATGTGCATTGTTTGATCATGAGTGTGACAAAGACTGACAAGCAGGAAGCTTATATACTCAG CGAGAGTAGCATGTTTGTCTCCAAGAGACGTTTCATTTTGAAGACATGCGGAACCACCCTCTTACTGCAAGCGCTGGTGCCCCTGCTGCAGCTGGCGCGTGACTACTGCGGCTTTGACGCCATCGAG aatttCTTCTACTCTCGTAAGAACTTTATGAAGCCCGCCCATCAGGAGTTCCCCCACCGCAACTTTGAGGAGGAAGTTGGGTTTCTCAGCCAGATCTTCCCAA ACGGAGCAGCGTACTGTATGGGACGtctgaactctgactgctg GTACTTGTTTACTCTGGAGCTGCCAGAGTACTGGGAGAACAAGCAGGCAGACCAGACGCTGGAGGTTCTGATGAGCGATCTCGACCCAGCTGTGATGGACCAGTTCTACATGAAAGACGGTGTTTCCGCTAATGATGTCACTCGT ATGAGTGGAATTCGTGACCTGATTCCAGGTTCTGTGATCGACGCCACAATGTTCAACCCTTGTGGATACTCCATGAATGGAATGAAAACGGAT GGAACTTACTGGACAATTCACATCACCCCTGAGCCAGAGTTCTCGTACGTTAGTTTCGAAACCAACCTCTCCCAGACGTCCTACGACGACCTCATCCGGAAAGTCGTGGACATCTTCAAGCCAGGGAAGTTCGTGACTACGTTGTTTGTTAATCAG agctCAAAGTGTCGCAGCGTGTTCTCGTCTGCGCAGAAACTCGACGGCTACAGGCGCCTGGATCGCCAGCTGGCCCACTTCAACGACTACAACTTCGTCTTTACCAGTTACACTAAGAAGCCgcagcagagttga